In Azotosporobacter soli, the genomic stretch AAAGTCCGGTGCGGCCGGGCGATTGGCAGAGGGAGCGCGAGTAAGCGTCCATCTGCCAATTCTTTTTGTATGGCTAGATTGGAGATGAAACCGATGCCGCATTGTTGCACCAGAGCGGTCTTATAGGCCTCGGTTCCGTTGGTTTGAAACGGAATGTGCAGCGTATCGGGAGTGATGCCGAGTTCATCCATTACGGAACGGGCGGCTTGTTGCGTGCCAGAAGTCGATTCACGGAGTAGAAATGGCAAGCTGCAAATATCCTCGAGACTAGGGGAGGAGGGGAGTTTGGCGACTAAATTAGGATGGGCGGCTAAGACCAATTCATCTTGCCACAGCGGCGTGCTGACAATAGGATCCTTAGGGCGTGCACCGACGATTACCAGTGAATATCGTCCTTGTGCATAAGCTGCAAGAATGTTATCGGTGTTGTCGACGTGCAACGAAATGCGAATACCGGGATGCTGTTCGAGAAAGGAACTGATTCTAAGCGGCAGGATGTATTCGCCGGGAATTGTACTTGATCCGATCGAAATATGACCGGAAGAGCCTGCTGCCATGGCACGGATGTGATTTTCTGCCGTGCTGGCAATTACCTCTAATTTTTGCGCGCTTTCATACAGGACGTTTCCGTAAACGGTCAGGCTGACGCCTTTTACTGTCCGAATGAACAACGGACAACCCAGTTTTTTTTCTAAATTGTCAATGTGGAAAGAGACGGTCGGTTGGGTAAGATTCAGTTTTTTAGCTGCAGCGGAAAAGCTTTTTTCTTCCGCTACGGCGACAAAGACGGATAAAGAATGAAAGTATGACATGTTAATTCACCTCTTTACCTTTAATTCTGTGTATAAGCCTAATTCCCTCTTGGCAACAGTTGCTGGAATATAATAGAATATATCTTGGTATGATAAATAAAAAATATTTATGAGGTGAAGTTACGATGCAATGGGGTTTGCTCGTCGCAACAGGAATTGTATTTGGTTTGGGTGCGGTACTGTTAGTCAAACTGGGGAATCCGGGGAATTATGGTTTTTGCGCCGCTTGTCAACTGCGAGATATTGCCGGAGCGCTAGGTATTCATCAAGTGCAGCTACTTCAATATGTGAGACCGGAAATTCTTGGCTGGGTTATCGGCGCTTTTGCCATTTCACGCGTACGGGGCGAGTTTAATCCGCGAGGTGGTTCTAATCCCGGGGTGCGTTTCTTTTTGGGCATGGTAATGATGCTGGGAGCGCTGGTCTTTCTTGGCTGTCCGCTGCGGGCGATTTTGCGCTTGGCAGGCGGCGATCTCAACGGGATTACGGCACTGGCTGGCTTCGCCGGCGGAATTTGGCTTGGAATTTATTTTCTGAAGAACGGCTACAATTTAGGTCGGGCGCGAAACATTGAGAATACGGCAGCTTTAGCGGGCTATTTGCCGGTTATACTGGCTGTATTCTTGCTTGGCGCTGTTGCGCTGAATGCATCATTTTTGAATTTTAGCGCTAAAGGGCCAGGCTCAATGCATGCTCCATTGGCGGCGAGCTTTTTGATTGCCTTGCTTGCAGGCGTGATGGCGCAACGCGTGCGCATGTGCTTAAGTGGTGGGCTGAGAGATTATTTACTGGTTAAGGATACGGATTTGCTCAAGGTGTATGGCATCATGTTTCTTACAGCGCTGGCTGCGAATGCGTATTTTGGCTTTTTAAAAATTGGTTTTGAAGCGCAACCGTTAGCACATACGATGCATGTTTGGAACTTTATGGGGCTTTTCCTGGTTGGACTGGCTGCGACGCTGGCTGGCGGTTGTCCGCTGAGGCAATTAATTATGGCTGGTGAAGGCAATGTTGACGCCTTGGCTTGCGTATTGGGAATGCTGGCTGGTGCAGGTGTTGCGCATGGACTTAATCTGGCCGGATCTGCGGCGGGCGTAAGCATCAACGGACAAATTGCAGTGGTCATGGGGATTGTATTGACCAGCGGCATCGGGATTTTTTGCCGGGAAAAAGTAACGCTGATTGAAGAGGGGGCATGACGGATGAATGAAGTCTTAGATTTGCGAGGCTTGAGCTGTCCGATTCCGCTGCTTCGGACGAAGGAAGTTTTGGCGTACAAGGATGAAGTGAAAGTGTTAGTCGATGAAGTGACGCCGCGCGAAAACATTTTGAAATTTGCCCGTAGCCAAGGGTGTCAGACGGTTGTTCTGGAAACCGGAAGTTCCTGGCAAGTGACAATTCGCAAAGCCTGAAAAGAAGGGGGGGCGTGAGCCAGATGAGTAAGTCTGTGATTACTTTTGCTTCCGTGTATCATGCATTTCGCGCCAAACGATTGCTGCAAAGTCGTGCGATTGAAGTCGAGCTCATACCAATCCCGCGCCATTTAAGCGGCAGTTGCGAAGGGTTGGCTGCCAAACTAGAGAGGAGTGACATGGCGAAAGCCGTGGAACTGCTGGAAACGAACAAAATTGAGATGATCAAGACAGACATTCTACTGGAGGAATAGCCAAAAGAGGGTTGCAACTGCAACCCTCTTTTGTATACAAATTATAAACAAGTAGAAACAGGAAAATGCAAAAAAAAAGCGAAATATATCTGTTTATGAATGAAACCAGGCATTGAAGGAGACTCTACTTATGGGACAGGATATTTTTCAAGGTCTTAACCCAGCGCAAGCGGAAGCGGTTCGCGAGTTGGACGGGCCTTTACTGATTATGGCCGGAGCAGGTTCTGGCAAGACGAAGGTTTTAACATGCCGCATCGCACATTTGTTGGGAAAAGGAGTTGCGCCATACAATATATTGGCGATTACATTTACCAATAAGGCGGCTGCCGAAATGAAAGAGCGGGTAACTAAGATGGTTGGCTCGGTTGCGCGAGACATCTGGTTGGGAACCTTTCACTCCTTTTGTGCGCGCTTGCTGCGCATGGAAATTGAAAATCTGCCGGGTTATAAACGGAATTTTGTTATTTACGACACGGGAGATATGCAGGCCGTAATTAAATCGTGCTTGAAAGAGTTGAATCTTGACGATAAGCAGTTTCCGCCCAACAGTATCCTCGCGGCAATCTCGAATGCCAAAAACGTGCTGCAGAGTGCGGAAGAATTTGCACGTTCAGCGTCTTATTTCCATGCACAAAAAATTGCTGAAGTTTATGCGTTATATCAGCGCAAGCTTCGCAACAACAATGCGTTGGATTTTGATGATTTACTGTTGCTGGCGGTGCAACTTTTGCAAAGTGATTCTATAGTGAGGGAAAAATACCAGGAGAAATTTCGCTATGTGTTGGTCGACGAATACCAAGATACCAACCGGGCGCAATATTTACTGGCTAAATTGTTGGCGGGCAAGCATGGCAACCTTTGCGTCGTCGGCGATGCGGATCAAAGCATTTATGCGTGGCGCGGGGCAGATATCCGCAATATTCTTGATTTTGAGCAGGATTATCCCAATGCGAAGGTCATTAAACTGGAACAAAATTATCGCTCTACACAAATGATTCTCGACGCGGCCAATGCGGTGATTGAAAACAACACATCGCGTCGCCCGAAACAGCTGTGGACCGATAACCCGGCCGGCGAACCGATCGGTCTGTTTGTGGCCGATGATGAACGCCAAGAGGCCCGCCACATTGCGGAAAACATCATGCGTTTGAACACGGTGTTCAATGTACAATATGGTGAACTGGCTGTTCTGTACCGTACGAATGCACAATCACGAGTTCTTGAAGAAAATTTCATGAAATGCGGCATTCCGTATACCATGGTCGGCGGTCTAAAGTTCTATGACCGTAAAGAGGTAAAAGACATTCTTGGATATTTGCGTGTGGTATTTAATCCGAATGATAATTTGAGTCTGCAACGTATTTTGAACGTGCCGCGACGCGGCATTGGCGATACGACTGTGGCGAAACTGTTGGCGTATGCTGCGGCGAATGAAATGTCCTTATTCGATGTAATCAGTAATCCGGATATTGTGGAAGGATTGACGGCGCGCGTGCGTAAGCCGCTCGAGAGTTTAGCGGAACTGATCTTTCAGTGGATCAGCGTCATGAGCGATATTCCCGTTGTGGATCTGGTCGATCGGGTGATTAAGCAATCGGGTTATTGGGATGAACTGGAACGCAGCGATGATCCGCAAGATGCGGCGCGTATTGAAAACTTGAAGGAATTTGTCAGTGTGGCCAAGGATTTTGCGCTGGGTGAGATGGAAGAGACATTGGAAAACTTTTTGAGTCAAGTCGCACTGGTGTCAGACATTGATCAGGCGGATTTAGGCGAGAGTCGAGTGACGATGATGACGTTGCATTCGGCAAAAGGCCTTGAATTTCCCGTAGTATTTCTGGCTGGAATGGAGGAAGGCCTCTTCCCTCATTCTCGGACATTGATGAATCCAGAAGAAATTGAAGAAGAACGCCGGATTTGCTATGTCGGAATCACACGTGCGCGGCGCAAGCTGTTTTTGAGCTATGCGCGTTCGCGTAATGTGTTCGGACGAACCGTGATGTATCCCGCGTCGCGTTTTCTCGAGGAAATTCCGCCGTCGATGCTCGAACGGGTCGGCATGCGCGTTGCGCCGCCACGAGCTGGACAACCGATCGGCGCACGGCCGGGAACGGGCATGGCCGGAACGGCATTTCGCAATGCGCCGACCGTCGTTGCGCCACAGCGCAGCGGGCCAAAGCAACATTCGGCGGCGCCGACGCTGCGGCCGGGCGTCACTATGCCAAGCAAGGCCGTGGCTGCGACGAATTGGAGCATGGCCGATAAAGTGCAGCATGCAAAATGGGGTGTTGGCACGATTGTCGGCTTGCGCGGCAGTGGCGAAAATCAGGAATTGAGCATTGCATTCCCCGGCCAGGGGATCAAACATTTGCTGGCTAAGTTTGCTCCGCTGCAAAAGGTGTAAGGAGGAGGCAGGAACGCAATGACCGTGAAAAAAGACATCGACGAATTGAGGCGCTGGCTGCATTACCACAGTCACCTCTATTACGTGCTCGATCGGCCGGAAGTCAGCGACGCCGAATACGACAGTGCGCTGCGGCGGCTGATCGAGTTGGAGGCGACGCATCCCGAATTCATCACGCTCGACTCGCCGACGCAGCGCGTCGGTGGCGGATTGGCGGTCGGCTTTGAAAAAGCGACGCATCTTACGCCGCTGCGCAGTTTGGGAAACGCATTCAACGAAGAAGAATTGCGCGCGTTCGATCAGCGCGTGCTCGGCGCTCTCGGCCGCAGCGCGGTTGAATATCTGGTTGAACTGAAGATTGATGGGCTGGCGATCAATCTGTTGTATGAAAACGGACGCCTAGTCTGGGGCGCGACACGCGGCGACGGCTATGTCGGCGAAGAGGTGACGGCGAATCTGCGAACCATCCGCTCGATTCCGCTGTTGCTGCACGGCGATAATGTGCCGCCGCGCCTTGAAGTGCGAGGCGAAGTGTACATGCCGAAGGCGGCGTTTGAACGCCTCAATGAAGAACGCAGCGAAGCGGAAGAAGCGCTGTTCGCCAATCCTCGCAATGCGGCGGCCGGATCGTTGCGACAGCTTGATTCGAAAATCACCGCCGAACGCACTCTGGACCTGTTTGTTCACGGGATCGGCGTGCGCGACGGCGTAGCTGCCGTCACGCAGTCCGAAATTTATAAATTGCTGGCGCAGCTCGGCTTTAAGGTCAACGATCAACATCGCGTGCTATCGGACATTGACGAGGTAATCGCTTGGTGCGAACAGTGGCAGGAACGGCGCCACGAACTGCCGTACGAAATCGATGGACTCGTGATCAAAGTCGATTCGCTGGCACTGCAGGACGAGCTTGGCTATACGGCGAAAGATCCGCGCTGGGCGATCGCCTACAAGTTTCCGGCCGAGCAGGCCGAAACGACTGTCGAAGACATTCTGATCGGCGTCGGCCGGACCGGCGTACTGACGCCGACGGCGGCGCTGACTCCGGTCCGGCTTGCCGGCAGCACCGTCAGTCGCGCCACGTTGCATAACGAAGACTATATTCGAGATAAGGACATCCGGATTGGCGATCGCGTGATCATTCATAAGGCCGGTGAAATCATTCCGGAAGTCGTGCAGGTGTTGATCGAAAAACGCAGGGGTGATGAAACGCCGTTTGCGATGCCGGAAAATTGTCCAGAGTGCGGCAGCGCGGTCGAACGGCAAGCGGGCGAGGCGGCCTGCCGCTGTATGAACCGCTGTTGTCCGGCGCTGCTGCGCGAAGGGCTGACGCATTTCGTCTCGCGCAATGCGTTGAATATTGACGGCCTCGGTCCCGCGGTGATCCAGTCGTTGCTCGCAGGCGGACTGATTGGACAGGCGGCCGACCTGTATCGTTTGAAGCTGGAAGATGTGGCAGCGCTGGAACGGTTCGGTGAAAAATCGGCGACGAATTTGCTGGCGGCGATTGAAGCGAGCAAACAGGCCGGACTGGCGCGCGTCTTGTTCGGTCTCGGTATCCGGCATATCGGCGCGAAAGCGGCGGCCAGCATTGCAAAGGCGCTCGGTTCGATGGAACGGCTGCTGACTGCGACGCGCGAAGAATTATTGGCGATTGACGAAATCGGCGATAAAATGGCCGACAGCCTGTTGGCGTTTTTTCAGCAGGACGAGAACCGACGGCATATTGAAGCGTTGGCCGCCGCTGGCGTCAAGCTGGAGCAGGAGAGGGCGCAGGCGGCTGAATCAGGCAGTCAGGCGTTGGCCGGTGCAGTTGTCGTATTGACCGGCACGCTGCCGACGCTGTCGCGCAGCGAAGCGGCCGCATTGATCGAACAGGCCGGCGGTAAAGTGACCGGCTCGGTCAGTCGCAAGACGACGTATGTCGTAGCCGGTGCGGAAGCCGGCAGCAAGCTGGACAAAGCCAACGATCTCGGCATTCCGGTGCTGAGCGAAGACGATCTGCGCAAACTGCTGGCTGAAGAATAAAAAGGACGGACTGACGGTTACTACGTTTCTTATCAAACGATGAGAATGATTAAGATTTATGATATAATAGAGGACAT encodes the following:
- a CDS encoding sulfurtransferase TusA family protein, translating into MNEVLDLRGLSCPIPLLRTKEVLAYKDEVKVLVDEVTPRENILKFARSQGCQTVVLETGSSWQVTIRKA
- the pcrA gene encoding DNA helicase PcrA, whose protein sequence is MGQDIFQGLNPAQAEAVRELDGPLLIMAGAGSGKTKVLTCRIAHLLGKGVAPYNILAITFTNKAAAEMKERVTKMVGSVARDIWLGTFHSFCARLLRMEIENLPGYKRNFVIYDTGDMQAVIKSCLKELNLDDKQFPPNSILAAISNAKNVLQSAEEFARSASYFHAQKIAEVYALYQRKLRNNNALDFDDLLLLAVQLLQSDSIVREKYQEKFRYVLVDEYQDTNRAQYLLAKLLAGKHGNLCVVGDADQSIYAWRGADIRNILDFEQDYPNAKVIKLEQNYRSTQMILDAANAVIENNTSRRPKQLWTDNPAGEPIGLFVADDERQEARHIAENIMRLNTVFNVQYGELAVLYRTNAQSRVLEENFMKCGIPYTMVGGLKFYDRKEVKDILGYLRVVFNPNDNLSLQRILNVPRRGIGDTTVAKLLAYAAANEMSLFDVISNPDIVEGLTARVRKPLESLAELIFQWISVMSDIPVVDLVDRVIKQSGYWDELERSDDPQDAARIENLKEFVSVAKDFALGEMEETLENFLSQVALVSDIDQADLGESRVTMMTLHSAKGLEFPVVFLAGMEEGLFPHSRTLMNPEEIEEERRICYVGITRARRKLFLSYARSRNVFGRTVMYPASRFLEEIPPSMLERVGMRVAPPRAGQPIGARPGTGMAGTAFRNAPTVVAPQRSGPKQHSAAPTLRPGVTMPSKAVAATNWSMADKVQHAKWGVGTIVGLRGSGENQELSIAFPGQGIKHLLAKFAPLQKV
- the ligA gene encoding NAD-dependent DNA ligase LigA — its product is MTVKKDIDELRRWLHYHSHLYYVLDRPEVSDAEYDSALRRLIELEATHPEFITLDSPTQRVGGGLAVGFEKATHLTPLRSLGNAFNEEELRAFDQRVLGALGRSAVEYLVELKIDGLAINLLYENGRLVWGATRGDGYVGEEVTANLRTIRSIPLLLHGDNVPPRLEVRGEVYMPKAAFERLNEERSEAEEALFANPRNAAAGSLRQLDSKITAERTLDLFVHGIGVRDGVAAVTQSEIYKLLAQLGFKVNDQHRVLSDIDEVIAWCEQWQERRHELPYEIDGLVIKVDSLALQDELGYTAKDPRWAIAYKFPAEQAETTVEDILIGVGRTGVLTPTAALTPVRLAGSTVSRATLHNEDYIRDKDIRIGDRVIIHKAGEIIPEVVQVLIEKRRGDETPFAMPENCPECGSAVERQAGEAACRCMNRCCPALLREGLTHFVSRNALNIDGLGPAVIQSLLAGGLIGQAADLYRLKLEDVAALERFGEKSATNLLAAIEASKQAGLARVLFGLGIRHIGAKAAASIAKALGSMERLLTATREELLAIDEIGDKMADSLLAFFQQDENRRHIEALAAAGVKLEQERAQAAESGSQALAGAVVVLTGTLPTLSRSEAAALIEQAGGKVTGSVSRKTTYVVAGAEAGSKLDKANDLGIPVLSEDDLRKLLAEE
- a CDS encoding LysR family transcriptional regulator — protein: MSYFHSLSVFVAVAEEKSFSAAAKKLNLTQPTVSFHIDNLEKKLGCPLFIRTVKGVSLTVYGNVLYESAQKLEVIASTAENHIRAMAAGSSGHISIGSSTIPGEYILPLRISSFLEQHPGIRISLHVDNTDNILAAYAQGRYSLVIVGARPKDPIVSTPLWQDELVLAAHPNLVAKLPSSPSLEDICSLPFLLRESTSGTQQAARSVMDELGITPDTLHIPFQTNGTEAYKTALVQQCGIGFISNLAIQKELADGRLLALPLPIARPHRTFYGIYDATRAPSCLELFWQFLNHQI
- the yedE gene encoding YedE family putative selenium transporter encodes the protein MQWGLLVATGIVFGLGAVLLVKLGNPGNYGFCAACQLRDIAGALGIHQVQLLQYVRPEILGWVIGAFAISRVRGEFNPRGGSNPGVRFFLGMVMMLGALVFLGCPLRAILRLAGGDLNGITALAGFAGGIWLGIYFLKNGYNLGRARNIENTAALAGYLPVILAVFLLGAVALNASFLNFSAKGPGSMHAPLAASFLIALLAGVMAQRVRMCLSGGLRDYLLVKDTDLLKVYGIMFLTALAANAYFGFLKIGFEAQPLAHTMHVWNFMGLFLVGLAATLAGGCPLRQLIMAGEGNVDALACVLGMLAGAGVAHGLNLAGSAAGVSINGQIAVVMGIVLTSGIGIFCREKVTLIEEGA
- a CDS encoding DUF3343 domain-containing protein, producing the protein MSKSVITFASVYHAFRAKRLLQSRAIEVELIPIPRHLSGSCEGLAAKLERSDMAKAVELLETNKIEMIKTDILLEE